One stretch of Chitinophaga pendula DNA includes these proteins:
- a CDS encoding DUF1501 domain-containing protein, producing the protein MKRRDFLKHTVPATVLPAFLNGFSIKAFGASPLLEALQGAGEQNDHVLVMIQMTGGNDGLNMVIPIDKYDKYQAARSNIAIQQGKVLRLANYEKAGLHPSMKGVQELYDKGKVCVIQGVGYPSPNYSHFRATDIWLTGSDSNQILTTGWAGRYLSDAYPGYPNGFPNSDMPDPLAIQIGSIVSPAFQGNNANMGMAITSATNFYDLINGTADPVPNTHAGKELKYIRLIAQQSNKFADSIKLAAGKVTQQSPYPNTNLAQQLKIVARLVAGGLKTRLYMVSMGGFDTHASQTNGGDTSTGTHAKLLEELSTAIKAFMDDLTQLKASKRVVGMTFSEFGRRIKSNFSMGTDHGAAAPMIIFGDYVMQGVLGNTPTMPDAASVVDNIPMQYDFRSVYASLLEQWFCLKQADLERILLEDYQRLPIVNGIACGLITGIDDVNQDGAKLTLTNYPNPFDNNTVIKYKTKGGHTLLQIFDTMGRLIQVPVNRVHTPGEYTITFNGAGLSNGIYYVRLQNGSLQQVHAMMKVR; encoded by the coding sequence ATGAAAAGAAGAGACTTTCTCAAACACACCGTACCTGCTACGGTATTACCTGCCTTTCTGAATGGCTTTTCTATCAAGGCTTTTGGCGCTTCTCCTTTACTGGAAGCACTGCAAGGCGCTGGTGAACAGAATGATCATGTGCTGGTGATGATACAGATGACAGGTGGAAATGATGGCTTGAACATGGTCATACCTATCGATAAATACGATAAATACCAGGCAGCCCGCTCCAATATCGCTATTCAACAGGGAAAGGTATTGAGGTTGGCCAACTACGAGAAGGCAGGCCTTCACCCGTCCATGAAAGGAGTACAGGAACTGTATGATAAAGGAAAGGTGTGTGTGATCCAGGGCGTAGGGTATCCTTCTCCAAATTATTCCCACTTCCGGGCTACAGACATATGGCTCACCGGATCAGATTCCAACCAGATATTGACTACCGGTTGGGCGGGCAGATATCTGTCAGATGCCTATCCCGGATATCCTAATGGCTTCCCCAACAGCGATATGCCGGATCCCCTGGCCATACAGATAGGTTCCATTGTATCGCCTGCTTTCCAGGGCAACAATGCCAATATGGGAATGGCTATCACCAGCGCTACCAACTTTTACGACCTGATCAACGGCACCGCCGATCCGGTACCCAATACCCATGCCGGTAAGGAGCTGAAATACATCCGGCTGATAGCACAGCAGAGTAATAAATTTGCTGATAGTATTAAACTGGCTGCGGGTAAAGTGACCCAACAAAGCCCTTATCCTAATACCAACCTAGCACAGCAACTCAAGATAGTTGCCCGCCTGGTAGCAGGTGGCCTTAAGACCAGATTGTACATGGTGAGCATGGGCGGTTTCGATACGCATGCCAGTCAGACCAACGGAGGAGATACATCTACCGGTACACATGCTAAGCTGCTGGAAGAACTCTCTACTGCCATCAAGGCCTTTATGGATGACCTGACCCAACTGAAAGCATCCAAAAGGGTAGTAGGAATGACCTTCTCCGAATTCGGCCGTCGTATCAAGTCTAACTTCAGCATGGGTACTGACCATGGCGCCGCCGCACCTATGATCATTTTCGGCGATTATGTCATGCAGGGCGTACTGGGGAATACCCCCACCATGCCCGATGCCGCCTCCGTGGTCGATAATATACCCATGCAATACGACTTCCGCTCTGTATACGCCTCCTTGCTGGAACAATGGTTCTGTCTTAAACAAGCCGATCTGGAACGTATCCTGCTGGAAGACTATCAACGCCTGCCTATCGTAAATGGTATTGCTTGCGGACTTATTACCGGCATCGATGATGTAAACCAGGATGGTGCTAAGCTAACCTTGACGAACTATCCCAATCCCTTCGATAATAATACCGTCATAAAATATAAGACCAAAGGAGGACATACCCTGCTCCAGATCTTCGATACCATGGGTCGTCTCATCCAGGTGCCTGTCAACAGGGTACATACCCCGGGAGAATATACCATCACCTTCAATGGGGCCGGACTTTCCAATGGTATCTATTATGTACGCCTCCAGAACGGTAGCCTCCAACAAGTACATGCCATGATGAAGGTGAGGTAA
- a CDS encoding DUF1800 domain-containing protein: protein MDRRQFLTLSTTNSKTAKVQPARTLSGIAPYTGNWGTAQMVHLLKRCLFGATPADLNWCRGLTIEQAVDALLTTGTVPAPPINNYGVDATGIAPGATWVSSSRGDDDLDRARTNSYKAWWLDVMINQSRSIQEKMVLFWHNHFVTEMDMVNNARYTYKYNTMLRQLALGNFKALTKAVSIDPAMLVYLNGNLNSKEAADENYARELHELFTVGKGPDSHYTEDDVRATARVLTGYRINDTTITSYFDSSKHDVAIKEFSSFYNNRKISGTAGPDGATELNELLDIIFVQPEVAKFICRKIYRFFVYYEIDAATEQNVIAPLADVFRNNQYNILPVLRTLFLSEHFFDPLNMACLIKSPIDFCVGMCREYAIQFPPVSDYTARYDALHRMRDRAASMLQDIGDPPLVAGWDAYHQEPQYHELWINTDTLPKRNQLSDTLISDNGYAGLHIDPIAFAKQMPDPSDPVALVNDSLDLLYRMDVSDTTKAFLKNNTLLFGQSPNSNYYWTDAWNDHINNPGDTGKRDIVHKLLQSLYKYIMNLSEYQLA from the coding sequence ATGGATCGCAGACAATTTCTGACACTATCCACCACAAATAGTAAAACAGCCAAAGTACAGCCTGCACGTACCCTTAGTGGCATTGCTCCCTATACAGGCAACTGGGGTACAGCGCAAATGGTGCACCTGCTCAAACGCTGTCTCTTCGGCGCCACACCAGCAGACCTTAATTGGTGCCGCGGCCTGACTATCGAACAGGCAGTAGATGCCTTGCTTACAACAGGCACTGTTCCTGCTCCTCCCATCAATAACTACGGCGTAGACGCTACCGGCATAGCACCTGGTGCTACCTGGGTCAGCTCTTCCCGTGGAGATGATGACCTCGACAGAGCACGTACGAATTCCTACAAGGCCTGGTGGTTAGATGTGATGATCAATCAGTCTCGCAGTATCCAGGAGAAAATGGTATTGTTCTGGCACAACCACTTCGTAACGGAAATGGATATGGTCAACAATGCGCGCTATACCTATAAGTACAATACGATGCTCCGCCAGTTGGCATTGGGCAATTTCAAAGCTTTGACAAAAGCAGTATCCATCGATCCGGCCATGCTGGTATACCTCAATGGTAATCTGAACTCCAAAGAGGCCGCCGATGAAAACTATGCCCGCGAACTGCATGAATTGTTCACCGTTGGTAAAGGCCCGGACTCTCATTATACAGAAGATGATGTAAGAGCAACCGCCAGGGTACTCACAGGATATCGCATCAACGACACCACCATCACTTCTTATTTTGATAGCTCCAAACACGATGTGGCGATCAAAGAATTTTCTTCTTTCTATAACAACCGTAAAATATCAGGAACTGCTGGCCCGGATGGTGCTACTGAACTCAACGAACTGCTAGATATCATATTTGTTCAGCCGGAAGTCGCTAAATTCATCTGCCGTAAGATATACCGGTTCTTCGTTTACTACGAAATAGACGCCGCCACCGAACAGAATGTCATCGCGCCCCTGGCCGACGTATTCCGCAATAATCAATATAATATCCTGCCGGTATTACGAACGCTCTTCCTGAGTGAGCACTTCTTCGATCCCCTCAATATGGCCTGTCTTATCAAAAGTCCAATAGACTTTTGCGTGGGCATGTGCCGGGAATACGCGATACAATTCCCGCCGGTCTCCGATTATACAGCCCGCTACGATGCTTTACATCGTATGCGCGATCGGGCTGCCAGTATGTTACAGGACATCGGCGATCCACCACTGGTAGCAGGATGGGATGCCTATCATCAAGAACCGCAATACCATGAGCTGTGGATAAACACCGATACTTTACCCAAACGCAACCAGCTGAGTGATACATTGATCAGTGATAACGGCTATGCTGGACTGCATATCGATCCCATCGCTTTTGCCAAACAAATGCCAGACCCCTCAGATCCGGTAGCCCTGGTAAACGATTCCCTTGACCTGCTCTACCGCATGGACGTATCTGATACTACAAAAGCATTTCTGAAAAATAATACCCTGCTGTTCGGCCAGAGCCCTAATAGCAACTATTATTGGACCGACGCCTGGAACGACCATATCAACAATCCGGGAGATACCGGTAAAAGAGATATCGTACATAAACTGCTGCAATCTCTGTATAAATACATCATGAACCTGTCTGAATACCAACTGGCCTAA